From one Solea solea chromosome 15, fSolSol10.1, whole genome shotgun sequence genomic stretch:
- the LOC131474269 gene encoding protein DEPP1-like encodes MKRRLLLLSLPHLPTITEMLEDTSVHPSSSQCTQGSQSLEAYMTSIQALACSTEAPSCGPVRLQRSPRLRQFSKPQMKLSVSASLPRGSPRTLRTSRSSSLSLNTTEDFSLKMGRERDSKGKDPMDWLFGQIRT; translated from the coding sequence ATGAAACGCAGGCTGTTGTTGCTTTCCCTGCCTCACCTGCCCACCATTACTGAGATGCTGGAAGACACTTCTGTGCACCCCTCATCCTCCCAGTGCACCCAGGGCTCTCAGTCTCTTGAGGCTTATATGACCAGCATCCAGGCTCTTGCCTGCTCTACTGAAGCCCCGAGCTGTGGTCCTGTCAGACTTCAGCGGTCCCCCAGGCTCAGGCAGTTCTCAAAGCCTCAGATGaagctctctgtctctgcctcactTCCTCGCGGGTCTCCCCGCACACTAAGGACTTCTAGATCTTCCAGTCTGAGTCTAAACACCACGGAGGACTTTTCTCTCAAAATGGGAAGGGAGCGGGACAGTAAAGGCAAAGACCCCATGGACTGGCTGTTTGGACAGATAAGGACTTGA